Proteins from a genomic interval of Rosa chinensis cultivar Old Blush chromosome 2, RchiOBHm-V2, whole genome shotgun sequence:
- the LOC112189776 gene encoding uncharacterized protein LOC112189776, translating to MEHEPEKMAALKKAYADMILNTAKEAAARVMAAERKALRFEHDLRSTKDEALQMLVRLKQMIDSKTSEAQITSLKQERKIEELEAQLYEAEDIITDLRSELKQAWGKLERVNPNQVQPLNGQTTREDASFSGNVTPEPITISPSGLGHEDAPSSGLKNIPVIRGLDHKVCNGIEQTEQLSVCDLDKFYAPVSDFDSIIMRSKEPELLRNGCTQRVRAFERNSFDGKVPLSGYEDNQKSQSKKELIVKASDNGMEVVKKTSLGETKTPVKVRTIRRRKTQFGKDKTSHQYCPSQLMRSRQPSSVNGNDRSHEDVYIAPSINAEMEGIRRSSSGLEEKLRHSRCHPIDCKIIQKGKRKRKIQSKDGISTSFTSTGQPSPVLSRCRTFAYLINGDVKSCEDRPNTAENNEAKMKPLPRLDPGRTLIRSDVDPISGSTSVKVSIKGISKYGPGQNDADKGSELIGMPVLIKQGKDVVENSEAPSSEYSLGTDIVSGMNSEITDVKVSEQSSESPSHVDNSTLLKYTFQRKRKNSSSNPGETASFEENTSKRRAEERESIAPQPQMTNESSRDSRRLAQVARQLISLSGKRWYK from the exons ATGGAACACGAGCCGGAG AAAATGGCGGCGCTGAAGAAGGCGTACGCGGACATGATTCTCAACACGGCGAAGGAAGCGGCGGCGAGAGTAATGGCGGCGGAGCGGAAGGCTCTTCGGTTCGAGCACGATCTGCGTAGTACTAAAGACGAGGCGCTTCAGATGCTGGTCCGATTGAAGCAGATGATCGATTCCAAG ACAAGTGAAGCACAGATTACATCCttgaaacaagaaagaaagattgAAGAGCTTGAAGCGCAGCTCTATGAGGCGGAGGATATCATAACTGACCTAAGATCAGAGTTGAAACAAGCATGGGGCAAATTAGAGAGGGTGAATCCCAACCAAGTGCAGCCTTTGAATGGACAAACCACAAGGGAAGATGCCTCATTTTCCGGAAATGTGACACCTGAGCCCATCACAATTTCTCCTTCAGGTTTAGGGCATGAAGATGCTCCAAGTTCTGGCCTGAAGAACATCCCAGTGATTAGAGGTCTGGACCATAAGGTCTGTAATGGAATAGAACAAACTGAGCAGTTGAGTGTTTGTGATTTGGACAAATTTTATGCCCCTGTCTCTGACTTTGACTCAATAATCATGAGAAGTAAGGAGCCTGAGCTGCTCAGAAATGGATGTACACAGAGAGTTCGTGCTTTTgaaagaaactcatttgatggtaAAGTGCCGCTTTCTGGATATGAGGACAATCAGAAGTCTCAGAGCAAGAAGGAGTTGATAGTCAAAGCAAGTGACAATGGCATGGAAGTAGTTAAGAAAACATCTTTAGGAGAAACCAAAACCCCTGTTAAAGTCCGCACAATACGAAGAAGGAAGACTCAATTTGGGAAAGACAAAACCTCACACCAATATTGTCCTAGTCAACTCATGAGATCACGTCAACCTTCTTCAGTCAATGGGAATGACAGATCCCATGAAGATGTGTATATTGCACCCTCAATCAATGCTGAAATGGAGGGTATCAGGAGAAGTTCCAGTGGGTTGGAAGAGAAATTGCGGCATAGTAGATGCCATCCTATAGATTGTAAGATCATTCAGAAGggcaaaaggaaaaggaaaatacaaAGTAAGGACGGCATTAGTACCTCATTCACGAGTACTGGACAGCCATCTCCTGTTCTTTCCCGCTGCAGGACTTTCGCATACTTAATCAATGGTGATGTTAAATCTTGTGAAGATCGACCAAACACAGCTGAAAACAATGAAGCTAAGATGAAGCCACTGCCCCGACTGGATCCGGGAAGGACGTTAATTAGAAGTGATGTGGATCCTATATCAGGTTCAACTAGTGTTAAAGTCAGCATCAAGGGGATTAGTAAATATGGACCTGGCCAGAATGATGCAGACAAAGGCAGTGAGTTGATTGGTATGCCTGTTTTGATAAAGCAAGGAAAGGATGTTGTGGAGAATTCAGAGGCTCCGAGTTCTGAATATAGCCTTGGTACTGATATTGTATCAGGGATGAATTCTGAAATAACAGATGTGAAAGTATCAGAACAATCAAGTGAATCTCCTAGTCACGTGGACAACAGTACACTTCTCAAGTACACTTTCCAGAGGAAGCGCAAGAATTCCTCAAGCAACCCTGGGGAAACTGCTTCATTTGAGGAGAACACTTCTAAGAGGAGGGCGGAAGAGAGAGAATCTATTGCACCACAGCCACAGATGACAAATGAATCATCTAGGGACAGTCGGCGGCTGGCCCAGGTTGCTCGACAG CTCATATCATTGTCTGGGAAGAGATGGTACAAATAA
- the LOC112186916 gene encoding inactive LRR receptor-like serine/threonine-protein kinase BIR2, which yields MLSSSSTWVVTLLLFLSCFSGYGAIVEDDVKCLKGLKQAFKDPDGKLTSWDFNNASVGFICHFVGVSCWNDRENRIYNLELRDMSLSGTIPKSLEYCISLQNLDLAGNQLTGLIPNDLCAWLPYMVTLDLSGNGFTGPIPADLQKCTFLNGLILSDNKLTGGVPYEFSSFTRLKKFSVANNQLSGTIPQFFQRFDKADFAGNSGLCGGPLKKCGGLSKKNLAIIIAAGVFGAAASLLLALGLWWWYHLRLSKKRKGGFGVGREDWAERLRAHRLVQVSLFQKPLVKVKLADLMAATNNFSQENVIISTRTGTTYKALLPDGSALAIKRLSTCKLGEKQFRLEMNRLGQLRHPNLAPLLGFCVVEEEKLLVYKYLSNGTLYSLLHGSGPGLDWPTRYRIGLGAARGLAWLHHGCQPPIIHQNICSNVILLDEDFDARIMDFGLAKLMTSDSHDSSFVNGDLGELGYIAPEYPSTMVASLKGDVYGFGIVLLELATGQKPLEVGTAEEGFKGNVVDWVNHLSSSGQNKDAIDKDISGKGHDDEILQFLKIACNCVVSRPKDRWSMYQVYHSLKSMRRDHSFSEQDDEFPLIFRKPDNE from the coding sequence ATGCTGAGCTCAAGTTCGACCTGGGTTGTGACCCTCCTGTTGTTCTTGAGCTGCTTTTCTGGCTATGGAGCTATTGTTGAAGACGACGTCAAGTGTCTCAAGGGACTCAAACAAGCTTTCAAAGACCCAGATGGAAAGCTCACCTCTTGGGACTTCAACAACGCCTCCGTGGGCTTCATCTGCCACTTTGTGGGTGTCTCTTGCTGGAACGACCGCGAGAATCGAATCTACAACCTTGAGCTGAGGGACATGTCTCTGTCGGGCACGATTCCCAAGTCGCTTGAGTACTGCATTAGTTTGCAGAATCTGGATCTAGCAGGTAACCAACTTACTGGTCTGATCCCTAATGATCTGTGTGCTTGGTTGCCGTACATGGTTACTTTGGATTTGTCCGGTAATGGATTCACGGGTCCAATCCCGGCTGATTTGCAAAAGTGTACTTTCTTGAACGGTCTGATCCTTTCGGATAATAAGCTTACGGGTGGTGTTCCTTATGAGTTTTCTAGCTTTACCAGGCTCAAGAAATTTTCTGTGGCGAATAATCAGTTGAGTGGGACTATACCACAGTTTTTTCAGCGTTTTGATAAGGCTGATTTTGCCGGGAATAGCGGGCTGTGTGGAGGGCCGCTTAAGAAGTGTGGTGGATTGAGTAAGAAGAATCTTGCTATTATAATTGCTGCTGGGGTGTTTGGCGCAGCGGCGTCTTTGTTGTTGGCTCtggggttgtggtggtggtacCATTTGAGGCTGAGCAAGAAGAGGAAGGGAGGGTTTGGTGTTGGGAGAGAGGATTGGGCGGAGAGGTTGAGGGCTCATAGGCTGGTGCAAGTTTCCTTGTTTCAGAAACCGCTTGTGAAAGTTAAGTTGGCGGATTTGATGGCCGCTACGAATAATTTCAGCCAGGAAAATGTGATCATTTCCACTAGGACTGGGACTACTTACAAGGCTCTACTGCCTGATGGGTCGGCGCTGGCAATTAAGCGGCTCAGTACTTGTAAACTTGGGGAGAAGCAGTTTCGGTTGGAGATGAACCGGTTAGGACAGCTAAGGCATCCGAATTTGGCACCCCTTTTGGGGTTCTGTGTTGTGGAGGAGGAAAAGCTTCTGGTCTATAAGTACTTGTCGAATGGGACTTTGTATTCTTTGTTACATGGAAGTGGCCCTGGATTGGATTGGCCAACTAGATATAGGATTGGTTTGGGTGCTGCAAGGGGACTTGCTTGGCTTCACCATGGTTGCCAGCCTCCAATCATACACCAAAACATCTGCTCCAATGTGATTCTCCTTGATGAGGATTTTGATGCTAGGATAATGGACTTTGGGTTGGCAAAGCTTATGACGTCTGATTCTCATGATAGCAGTTTCGTTAATGGAGACTTGGGAGAGCTTGGTTATATAGCTCCTGAGTATCCAAGTACTATGGTAGCTTCACTGAAAGGGGACGTTTATGGATTTGGCATAGTACTTCTGGAGTTGGCGACTGGGCAAAAGCCTCTTGAAGTCGGCACTGCTGAAGAAGGTTTTAAGGGTAATGTTGTTGATTGGGTGAATCATCTCTCAAGTTCTGGTCAAAACAAGGATGCCATTGATAAGGATATCTCTGGAAAAGGACACGACGATGAAATTCTACAATTTCTGAAAATTGCTTGTAATTGTGTTGTTTCCCGACCCAAGGATAGGTGGTCTATGTACCAGGTTTACCACTCATTGAAGAGTATGCGCAGAGACCATAGTTTCTCTGAACAAGATGATGAGTTTCCTTTGATTTTTCGCAAGCCAGATAATGAATGA
- the LOC112190465 gene encoding uncharacterized protein LOC112190465 translates to MEKRRELSGRSVTKQRELLQAQDYVMHMVLLTAGASVSVLMVFLMEQWRAWVFIVLNLVLLAILFTSVSSTSDENQERKNSNDEADRVPVKVEMTKEMRQCSWPPAQVDQEVVKECDEEEWFEVEDKPEEEEVPKLSKEALNERVEAFIVMFRQHLVSDARN, encoded by the coding sequence ATggaaaagagaagagagttgAGTGGGAGATCAGTAACGAAGCAAAGAgagcttcttcaagctcaagACTATGTCATGCACATGGTTTTGCTCACCGCGGGAGCATCTGTGTCGGTTTTGATGGTGTTTCTCATGGAGCAGTGGCGGGCGTGGGTGTTCATCGTTCTCAACCTCGTCCTCTTAGCCATTCTTTTCACTTCAGTCTCGTCCACCTCAGATGAAAATCAAGAACGCAAAAACAGCAACGACGAGGCAGATCGAGTTCCGGTCAAAGTTGAAATGACGAAGGAGATGAGGCAATGTAGTTGGCCACCGGCGCAAGTTGATCAAGAAGTGGTTAAAGAATGTGATGAGGAAGAGTGGTTCGAAGTTGAAGACAagccggaggaggaggaggttccGAAGCTGTCAAAGGAGGCTCTGAATGAGAGAGTGGAAGCTTTCATTGTTATGTTCCGGCAGCATTTGGTTTCAGATGCAAGAAATTGA